In the Colletotrichum higginsianum IMI 349063 chromosome 7 map unlocalized unitig_7, whole genome shotgun sequence genome, one interval contains:
- a CDS encoding glutathione-disulfide reductase produces MQAFYRTSTVAASRAAAPTRLASIRRHLSSTARTMAPITKETDFLVIGGGSGGLASARKASGQFGTKALIVEGSRLGGTCVNVGCVPKKVTFNAAAIAETIHQAKSYGFSVAETAPFDWPTFKTKRDAYIKRLNGIYERNLNNDKVEYLHGWAKLTSRNEAEVTLDDGTKALVKAKKILIAVGGNPTIPPNIPGAELGINSDGFFDIDKQPKKVALVGAGYIAVEFAGMFNALGSETHLFIRHDTFLRTFDPLIQETVTKEYERLGVNLHKRSQPTKVEKDAEGKLTIFYKDAEGKEISEGGFDHLIWAIGRTPATKDIGLEEIGLKLNEKGHIPVDQYQNTNLENIYALGDVTGQVELTPVAIAAGRRLAERLFGGPEFSKAHLDYSNIPSVVFSHPEVGSIGLTEPQAIEKYGKDNIKVYKTSFTAMYYAMMEPEEKGPTAYKLVVAGPEEKVVGLHIAGLGSGEMLQGFGVAVKMGATKKDFDSCVAIHPTSAEELVTLK; encoded by the exons ATGCAAGCCTTCTATCGCACATCCACCGTCGCGGCATcacgagcagcagcacccACGAGACTAGCATCGATACGGAGGCACCTCTCTTCAACAGCCCGTACCATGGCTCCCATCACCAAGGAAACCGAtttcctcgtcatcggcggcggcagcggcggcctggccTCGGCTCGCAAGGCCAGCGGGCAGTTCGGCACAAAGGCTCTCATCGTCGAGGGCTCGCGGCTGGGAGGAACCTGCGTGAACGTGGG CTGCGTCCCGAAAAAGGTTAccttcaacgccgccgccatcgccgagaccATCCACCAGGCAAAGTCCTACGGCTtctccgtcgccgagacggcccCCTTTGACTGGCCCACCTTCAAGACGAAGCGCGACGCCTACATCAAGCGCCTCAACGGCATCTACGAGCGCAACCTCAACAATGACAAGGTCGAGTACCTCCACGGCTGGGCCAAGCTCACCTCGCggaacgaggccgaggtcacCCTTGACGACGGCACCAAAGCCCTCGtgaaggccaagaagattCTCATCGCTGTCGGCGGCAACCCCACCATCCCGCCCAACATtcccggcgccgagctcggcATCAACTCGGACGGCTTCTTCGACATTGACAAGCAGCCCAAGAAGgttgccctcgtcggcgccggctaCATTGCCGTTGAATTCGCTGGCATGTTCAATGCACTTGGCTCCGAGACCCACCTCTTCATCCGCCACGACACCTTCCTGCGCACGTTTGACCCCCTCATCCAGGAGACCGTCACGAAGGAGTACGAGCGTTTGGGCGTCAACCTGCACAAGCGTTCGCAGCCCACaaaggtcgagaaggacgccgagggcaagctcACCATCTTCTacaaggacgccgagggcaaggagaTATCTGAGGGCGGCTTCGACCACCTCATTTGGGCCATTGGCCGCACGCCGGCGACAAAGGacatcggcctcgaggagatTGGCCTCAAGCTCAACGAGAAGGGCCACATCCCCGTCGACCAGTACCAGAACACCAACCTGGAAAATATTTACGCCCTTGGTGACGTCACCGGCCAGGTCGAGCTGACTCCCGttgccatcgccgccggccgccgcttGGCTGAGCGTCTGTTTGGCGGCCCCGAGTTCTCCAAGGCCCACCTCGACTACTCCAACATTCCATCCGTCGTCTTTTCCCACCCCGAGGTTGGCAGCATCGGCCTTACGGAGCCTCAGGCCATCGAGAAGTATGGCAAGGACAACATCAAGGTCTACAAAACCAGCTTCACCGCCATGTACTACGCTATGATGGAGCCTGAGGAAAAGGGTCCCACCGCCTACAAGCTCGTCGTGGCCGGCCCCGAAGAAAAGGTCGTCGGTCTTCACATTGCCGGTCTTGGCAGCGGAGAGATGCTCCAGGGCTTCGGTGTTGCAGTCAAGATGGGCGCAACGAAGAAGGACTTCGATAGCTGTGTTGCGATCCACCCGACTAGCGCCGAGGAGCTTGTGACTTTGAAATAG
- a CDS encoding RecQ family ATP-dependent DNA helicase, which yields MPPLSRSHSCVDIDYTLRRQFNKTTFRPLQREIITAALDGHDVFVQAATSFGKSLCFQLPACIDHGSKCPKLLRAYKHASSPSTNLASHCGSHHCRFAAAQSHGVWWPIQFCPDMAADSFCQMNQIEALRSAGIDASSLNSNTPPAERDRINQDLASGHPRIRLLYVTPELCSGDSFRRRIKLVYEQCELARIAVDEAHCISEWGHDFRKDFKRLSWFRETFPTVPIMCLTATANPTVRKDLLRTLGLLEQPDRLKSFVMTAHRPNLHIEIRYTKDQDDDRLSDFLTWIRSVYERRKADPRKAELEAAGERVDNVSGIIYTISRDECESLAAALRDEGVGARPFHAKLTKETKEQTLDRWVKNEPGYDVIVATTAFGMGIDKNNVRFVVHWRLPKSFEGYYQEAGRAGRDGNASFCFLYYSREDLQRVQSMIRKGNRDGSNWEAQAKSLQKLALYCEDTTACRHAQICRYFGEDETPKCDFACDWHKDAQGLQRRLMRGLADEEWVSTQAEYGQYEGYYDD from the exons ATGCCTCCTCTATCGCGCTCGCACTCATGCGTTGATATAGACTATACCCTCAGACGGCAATTCAACAAGACGACGTTCAG GCCGCTGCAACGTGAAATCATCACTGCTGCACTCGATGGCCACGATGTGTTCGTCCAGGCCGCTACGTCGTTTGGCAAGAGTCTTTGCTTCCAACTCCCTGCCTGCATTGACCATGGGAGTAAGTGCCCAAAGCTGCTTCGAGCTTACAAGCACGCGTCGTCCCCGTCAACTAACCTGGCTTCTCACTGCGGCAGTCACCATTGTCGTTTCGCCGCTGCTCAGTCTCATGGTGTGTGGTGGCCCATTCAGTTTTGTCCAGACATGGCAGCTGACAGCTTCTGCCAGATGAATCAAATTGAAGCGCTGCGGTCAGCTGGCATCGATGCTAGCTCCTTGAACAGCAACACGCCGCCCGCCGAGAGGGATCGCATCAACCAGGATCTTGCCAGTGGCCACCCGCGCATACGTCTGCTCTACGTGACACCGGAGCTGTGCTCTGGCGACTCCTTTCGGAGACGTATCAAGCTGGTCTACGAACAGTGTGAATTGGCACGCATCGCGGTTGATGAGGCCCATTGCATCTCGGAATGGGGCCACGATTTTCGAAAAGACTTCAAGCGGCTGTCCTGGTTTAGAGAGACGTTCCCGACCGTACCAATCATGTGTCTGACGGCCACTGCAAATCCCACCGTTCGCAAAGACTTGCTAAGGACTCTGGGCCTCCTGGAACAGCCTGACAGGCTCAAAAGTTTTGTCATGACTGCCCACCGGCCCAATCTGCATATTGAGATCAGATATACAAAagaccaagacgacgaccGCCTGTCTGACTTTTTAACTTGGATACGTAGCGTTTATGAGAGAAGAAAGGCAGACCCTCGCAAAGCAGAACTAGAAGCCGCCGGGGAGCGAGTCGACAATGTCTCCGGCATTATATATACGATATCGCGAGATGAGTGCGAGTCtctcgcggcggcgctcaGAGACGAAGGCGTTGGGGCTAGGCCCTTCCATGCGAAACTTACCAAAGAGACCAAAGAGCAAACCTTGGATCGATGGGTGAAGAACGAGCCTGGCTACGATGTCATTGTGGCCACCACAGCGTTCGGCATGGGTATCGACAAGAACAATGTGCGATTTGTCGTTCACTGGCGGCTGCCCAAATCATTCGAGGGATACTACCAAGAGGCAGGCCGCGCAGGCCGGGACGGCAATGCGAGCTTTTGCTTTCTGTACTACAGCCGTGAAGACCTGCAGCGCGTGCAGAGTATGATCAGGAAAGGGAATCGCGACGGATCGAATTGGGAAGCGCAGGCAAAGAGTCTGCAAAAACTTGCCCTATACTGCGAAGACACGACCGCTTGTCGCCATGCCCAGATCTGCAGGTATTTTGGTGAGGACGAGACACCAAAATGCGACTTTGCTTGCGATTGGCACAAGGACGCGCAAGGCCTTCAAAGGAGGTTGATGCGTGGCCTGGCAGATGAGGAATGGGTCAGCACGCAGGCCGAGTATGGCCAGTATGAAGGCTACTACGACGATTGA
- a CDS encoding RAM signaling pathway protein, whose translation MVERMERSERPSGPLMPRGLPENPAQGRRQLQKDVALGNIPPPPPLPPMPKDLRNLSTGATLSASAPMTSAQVIALARDAMQSALYENESQAAEASAVSNELKPGVTIDLSRKGIQKLPDEVVDIIKNELERLALSHNQVNSFPTRFSECTSLRYLNVRNNQIREFPLPLCDLKSLEILDLSKNKLRVLPPDIVKLASLKVFSVQKNRIEELPVALADMVSLQVLKFDGNPITFPPREVLQVQASSPPNEGYLKESEVTEVAVTAHIKRFLRQHTMNGRAESDTAGEESSEGMETPRMPPIKRVVSGRFPIKVNGTDVPDLRSPNLIRPPPIPNRSHYRGLSQQNTAIRRPGVMPLTIGNVNERLRSNSETLLQATRGDRPESRARRMGIVSQKATQLGTLDETQANNRFSHYRGLSHGSAMQPPPASMSVKSPNSPAEPFLQRPIYVRRLSVLPERRRESKFYDPILEAAKGILYAVFQIHPMIQMLMSLTSDGSSKRSSLEIVFYNTNSHVEELEQEIQKHDPAAEGDETAGRENENVHRACQTLVGAYTHVCTLLAGNIDSFIDNGDPRYIRTLLMLIYNSIMEIRCTLAAVSPDAGPSKPTPRAMALGDTIKPHSRENSITPTAERLGLAQRPRPGPILHNPSNLRVATDVPLPYLNGMNAMHGMHGMNGVAASRTATLASATPRSGESFASASSGGRGISDFTEEDRYFEKIFLSLQRSSELVMRTLPMFQNHMSVLAKKAMGRRAPDHEMMCWKGLISKCSTAVQQTEMLRSRLSLVKLKEPGIMSQPAFRSLISNFIDSWAEFGYQIRSAFNEVSLPPDTRVRLRPIQQAMKEARDTIIQSPWSYLLRQSLNPNTFSPNGGPGLAPIQLPMTPQSAALGPAVQATVPSTPQSASFAAAFNGNVFERADALINMGGLSMSRNGTMTNSSAASFTMSSMSSFSSDGGAMTPSSVLSPNGFGPGPVPLRLNGSKVAF comes from the exons ATGGTCGAACGTATGGAACGATCAGAGAGGCCCTCGGGGCCCCTCATGCCTCGCGGCCTTCCCGAGAATCCCGCCCAAGGTCGACGACAACTCCAGAAGGATGTCGCGCTCGGCAACAttcctccgcctccgcctctcCCGCCGATGCCCAAAGACCTCCGAAACCTCTCGACAGGGGCGACCCTCTCGGCTTCCGCGCCCATGACCTCGGCACAGGTCATCGCTCTTGCTCGCGACGCTATGCAGAGCGCGCTCTACGAGAACGAGTCGCAGGCTGCCGAGGCGAGTGCCGTGAGCAACGAATTGAAGCCTGGCGTCACCATTGATTTGAGTCGCAAGGGCATTCAGAAACTCCCCGACGAGGTTGTTGATATCATCAAGAACGAGCTGGAACG TCTTGCCCTTTCGCACAACCAAGTCAACTCCTTCCCGACTCGCTTCTCCGAATGCACATCCCTCCGCTACTTGAACGTCAGAAATAATCAGATTCGAGAGTTTCCGTTGCCG CTCTGTGACCTCAAGTCactcgagatcctcgacctGAGCAAGAACAAGTTACGCGTCCTGCCACCTGATATTGTCAAGCTTGCCTCCTTGAAGGTCTTCTCCGTCCAGAAGAACCGTATCGAGGAGCTGCCGGTCGCCTTGGCCGACATGGTTTCATTGCAGGTGCTCAAGTTCGACGGCAACCCCATCACATTCCCACCGCGAGAAGTCCTGCAGGTGCAGGCAAGCAGTCCCCCCAACGAAGGCTACTTGAAAGAAAGCGAGGTCACAGAAGTGGCCGTCACTGCGCATATCAAGCGCTTCCTAAGACAGCACACTATGAATGGCCGTGCAGAGTCGGATACGGCTGGCGAAGAATCTAGTGAAGGCATGGAAACTCCTCGCATGCCCCCGATCAAGCGTGTTGTCAGCGGTCGCTTCCCGATCAAAGTCAACGGCACTGATGTTCCCGACCTTCGATCCCCAAACCTGATCCGACCGCCTCCCATCCCGAATCGGTCTCACTACCGAGGACTGTCTCAGCAAAATACGGCTATCCGTCGACCGGGTGTCATGCCATTGACTATAGGAAACGTCAACGAGCGCCTTCGAAGCAACTCAGAGACGCTGCTGCAGGCAACCCGAGGAGACCGCCCCGAATCCCGAGCGAGACGCATGGGCATCGTGTCTCAGAAGGCTACCCAGCTAGGCACCTTGGATGAGACACAGGCCAATAACCGCTTCAGTCACTACAGGGGCCTGAGCCATGGTTCGGCCatgcagccgccgccggccagcaTGTCGGTGAAGAGTCCCAATAGCCCGGCCGAGCCCTTTCTCCAGCGTCCGATTTACGTTCGACGGCTTTCCGTGCTGCCTGAGCGAAGACGCGAGTCCAAGTTCTACGATCCCATCCTGGAGGCTGCTAAGGGCATCCTCTATGCCGTCTTTCAGATTCACCCCATGATTCAGATGCTGATGAGCCTGACGAGCGACGGTTCCTCAAAGAGATCCAGCCTTGAGATCGTCTTCTACAACACCAACTCGCATGTAGAGGAGTTGGAGCAGGAGATCCAGAAGCACGATCCTGCCGCCgagggagacgagacggCTGGTCGCGAGAACGAGAACGTTCACCGAGCCTGCCAGACTCTGGTCGGCGCCTACACTCACGTCTGCACGTTGCTGGCAGGCAATATCGATTCATTCATCGACAACGGGGACCCGCGATACATTCGCACCCTGCTGATGCTCATCTACAATAGTATCATGGAGATCAGATGCACATTGGCTGCGGTCTCGCCTGACGCTGGCCCATCGAAGCCCACGCCGCGGGCCATGGCATTGGGCGACACTATCAAGCCGCATTCGCGTGAGAACTCCATTACGCCTACCGCTGAGCGGCTCGGACTGGCccagcggcctcggcccggcCCGATTCTTCACAATCCGAGTAATCTCAGAGTGGCGACGGACGTGCCCCTTCCCTATTTGAATGGAATGAACGCTATGCACGGCATGCATGGGATGAATGGTGTCGCAGCTAGTCGTACGGCGACGCTTGCTTCGGCCACGCCTCGATCCGGAGAGTCTTTcgcctcggcttcgtcggGCGGACGTGGCATATCCGACTTCACAGAGGAGGACAGATACTTTGAGAAGATTTTCCTTTCACTTCAGCGATCGTCCGAGCTCGTCATGAGGACTTTGCCCATGTTCCAGAACCACATGTCGGTCCTCGCGAAGAAGGCTATGGGACGTCGCGCTCCGGATCACGAAATGATGTGCTGGAAAGGGCTCATCTCCAAGTGCAGCACCGCGGTGCAGCAGACTGAAATGCTCCGCAGCCGTCTTTCGTTGGTCAAGCTCAAGGAGCCTGGAATTATGAGTCAACCGGCATTCAGAAGCTTGATCAGCAATTTCATTGACTCATGGGCGGAGTTTGGCTACCAGATCCGCTCTGCATTCAATGAAGTCAGCCTTCCGCCCGATACGAGGGTCAGACTTCGCCCTATTCAGCAGGCTATGAAGGAAGCGAGAGACACCATCATTCAATCGCCCTGGAGCTATCTCTTGCGACAGTCATTAAACCCCAACACCTTCAGCCCCAATGGCGGCCCGGGCTTGGCACCCATCCAACTGCCGATGACGCCCCAAAGCGCAGCTCTGGGACCCGCTGTTCAGGCGACAGTTCCATCCACTCCTCAAAGTGCTTCCTTTGCGGCAGCATTCAACGGCAACGTCTTCGAGCGGGCCGATGCCCTTATCAACATGGGCGGGCTCTCAATGTCTCGAAACGGTACGATGACAAACAGCTCGGCCGCTAGTTTCACCATGTCTTCCATGTCATCATTCTCATCAGACGGAGGAGCCATGACGCCTTCATCAGTCCTAAGCCCCAACGGCTTTGGCCCTGGTCCAGTGCCACTGCGACTCAATGGTAGCAAAGTTGCCTTCTAG
- a CDS encoding Helix-turn-helix-domain containing protein type, protein MVSLYNASIPMMIKYLGNLKVILKMAEKHCIAKNINPEEMIKFRLIEDMRSLDYQVQSVSNTAKFLATRLALQEDTYFPDTETTFPQLEARVDATISILSEIDPSSLDGKEDVEVLMETKSLGTYRFTGYSYVVQYACPNFHFHLGSAYCILRHLGVPLTAFDYLDTQRDLFVKVEAPASSAS, encoded by the exons ATGGTCTCCCTCTACAACGCCTCCATTCCCATGATGATCAAGTACTTGGGCAACCTCAAAGTCATTCTCAAAATGGCCGAGAAACACTGCATTGCTAAGAACATTAACCCTGAAGAGATGATCAAATTTAGACTCATCGAAGACATGCGCAG CCTTGACTATCAAGTCCAATCCGTCTCTAATACGGCAAAATTCCTCGCCACTCGCCTCGCCCTGCAAGAAGACACCTACTTCCCCGACACCGAGACCACCTTCCCTCAGCTCGAAGCCCGCGTTGACGCCACGATCTCCATCCTGTCCGAAATCGACCCTTCTTCCTTGGACGGCAAGGAAGATGTGGAGGTACTTATGGAGACCAAGTCCCTCGGCACCTATCGCTTCACAGGCTACTCGTACGTCGTCCAGTACGCCTGCCCTAATTTCCACTTCCACCTCGGCTCCGCGTACTGTATCCTGCGCCATTTGGGAGTGCCGCTCACAGCGTTTGATTACCTCGACACCCAACGCGATCTTTTTGTCAAGGTTGAAGCTCCTGCTTCGTCTGCTTCTTGA
- a CDS encoding 3-oxo-5-alpha-steroid 4-dehydrogenase: protein MAAKITLKLSNRSPKQPIKKLPETIEVPADATVEEVKHIVARKAGFSDFNRVGLFDPSTQKTLKNRKAQISSEPAVMSAGHVLVKDLGPQLAWSTVFVIEYLGPILIHLAVVSLRPYIYSGPGATKALSPTQLLTLAMFLGHFLKREYETLFVHKFSANTMPLRNIFKNSFFYWAFAGLLSAWHVYSPSSPTALARNDAVDVLGTIIFLFGEASNAIVHLNLASLRSHGGTERQIPRGYGFSLVTCPNYMFEIISWIGVIITSRSWAVAVFIAIGAAQMAQWAKGKERAYRKEFPETYKKKKFVLLPGIF, encoded by the exons ATGGCCGCCAAAATCACGCTCAAGCTGAGCAACCGCT CGCCGAAGCAGCCGATAAAGAAGCTTCCTGAGACCATCGAGGTCCCCGCCGATGCTACCGTCGAAGAGGTCAAGCATATCGTCGCCCGTAAGGCTGGCTTCAGCGACTTCAACCGCGTCGGTCTGTTCGACCCCTCGACCCAGAAGACGCTGAAGAACCGCAAGGCACAGATCAGCTCTGAGCCGGCCGTCATGTCCGCTGGCCACGTGCTGGTCAAGGACCTCG GTCCCCAACTGGCATGGAGCACCGTCTTCGTGATCGAGTACCTCGGTCCCATCCTCAtccacctcgccgtcgtcagccTACGCCCCTACATTTACTCGGGTCCCGGTGCTACAAAGGCCCTCTCACCGACCCAGCTCCTTACTCTCGCCATGTTCCTCGGTCACTTCCTCAAGCGCGAGTATGAGACGCTCTTCGTGCACAAGTTCTCGGCCAACACGATGCCTCTGCGCAACATCTTCAAGAACTCCTTCTTTTATTGGGCCTTTGCCGGTCTCCTCAGCGCCTGGCACGTCTACTCCCCCAGCTCGCCCACGGCCCTCGCCCGCAACGACGCCGTTGATGTTCTCGGTACCATCATCTTTCTTTTCGGCGAGGCGTCCAACGCCATTGTTCACCTCAACCTCGCTAGCCTGCGCTCCCACGGCGGCACGGAACGCCAGATTCCCCGCGGATACGGCTTTTCTCTCGTCACATGCCCCAACTATATGTTCGAGATTATCTCATGGATCGGCGTCATCATCACGAGCCGTAGCTGGGCCGTGGCCGTTTTCATCGCTATCGGCGCCGCTCAGATGGCCCAGTGGGCCAAGGGTAAGGAACGCGCCTACCGCAAGGAGTTCCCCGAGACgtacaagaagaagaagtttgTTCTGCTGCCCGGTATCTTCTAG
- a CDS encoding G2 m phase checkpoint control protein — protein sequence MSAEMRHLGIDQSPAAPKDFNEYLTTRMHNVQRGLALQKRQQQRADEQQRHPKTEEEHDPTQSPRPEATLHHSLTSDKLSPLFGADLCWNAHYTRMDTVPHSERVEWPPLSAFKEAGRRIGPDDTGRFLPLPRQNHTREPVRVIEGDCANDERDTVDYRQKVIKLDRLSLSPPQSLLELDTSITCDVDVECLPVWTREIIDEIVLDEKDDMATTQEGDGNKEKKCDVEQERK from the coding sequence ATGTCGGCCGAAATGAGACATCTTGGTATCGATCAATCGCCAGCGGCCCCAAAGGATTTCAACGAATACCTGACCACCAGAATGCATAACGTGCAACGCGGTCTCGCTCTACAGAAGAGACAGCAACAGAGGGCTGATGAGCAACAGCGTCATCCCAAGACGGAGGAAGAGCATGATCCTACTCAGTCACCCAGACCCGAGGCCACCTTACACCACAGTCTTACCTCGGACAAGCTATCTCCGTTGTTTGGCGCAGATTTGTGCTGGAACGCGCATTACACGAGAATGGACACGGTACCACACAGCGAGCGCGTCGAATGGCCGCCACTGTCAGCTTTTAAGGAAGCTGGCCGCCGAATCGGACCGGACGATACAGGCCGATTCCTACCTCTCCCTAGGCAGAATCATACCCGAGAACCGGTACGAGTGATTGAAGGCGATTGCGCAAATGACGAAAGAGACACGGTGGACTACCGTCAAAAGGTCATCAAGCTGGACAGGCTCAGTCTTTCTCCGCCGCAGTCTTTGCTAGAGCTTGATACAAGTATTACTTgcgatgtcgacgtcgagtGTCTCCCCGTTTGGACCCGCGAAATAATCGACGAAATAGTGCTGGATGAGAAAGATGACATGGCCACGActcaagaaggagatggGAACAAGGAAAAGAAGTGCGACGTGGAGCAAGAGAGGAAGTGA